In Paenibacillus segetis, a single window of DNA contains:
- the lipA gene encoding lipoyl synthase, giving the protein MSKSVKEPKPDWIRIKLTTGDNYEDIKNMMRSKTLHTVCEEARCPNIYECWANRTATFMILGDICTRACRFCAVNTGMPTELDLGEPERVAEAAERMNLRHCVVTSVARDDLKDGGATIFEETIKAIRTRTPLCTVEVLIPDFLGDAESLQIVMNANPDILNHNIETVERMSDRVRAKAKYRRSLELLQRAKTMKPDIPTKSSIMLGVGEEWEEILQAMDDLRTVDCDILTIGQYLQPSPSHLRVEKYYTPEQFAQLKEEGMKRGFSHVESGPLVRSSYHAHEQVKSAKSNKEGVNM; this is encoded by the coding sequence CTGTCCAAGTCTGTGAAAGAACCCAAACCGGATTGGATTCGAATCAAGTTAACCACTGGTGATAATTACGAAGATATCAAAAATATGATGCGCTCCAAAACACTACATACGGTGTGTGAGGAAGCACGTTGTCCTAATATATATGAATGTTGGGCTAATCGGACTGCTACGTTCATGATTTTGGGCGATATTTGCACCCGAGCTTGCCGCTTTTGTGCAGTAAACACAGGGATGCCAACCGAACTTGATCTAGGGGAACCGGAGCGGGTTGCCGAAGCTGCTGAAAGAATGAATTTGCGTCACTGTGTCGTAACCAGCGTAGCTCGCGATGATTTGAAAGACGGGGGGGCTACGATTTTTGAGGAGACGATTAAGGCTATTCGTACCCGAACTCCACTCTGTACAGTAGAGGTATTGATCCCTGATTTCCTCGGAGATGCTGAATCACTTCAAATTGTGATGAATGCAAATCCTGATATTCTCAACCACAATATTGAAACGGTGGAACGCATGTCCGACCGTGTACGGGCCAAGGCTAAATATCGTCGTTCCCTGGAGTTATTGCAGCGTGCGAAGACGATGAAACCCGATATCCCAACAAAATCCAGCATTATGCTTGGTGTAGGTGAGGAATGGGAAGAAATTTTGCAGGCTATGGATGACTTGCGTACTGTGGACTGCGATATTCTAACAATTGGTCAATACTTGCAGCCGTCTCCAAGTCATTTGCGTGTTGAAAAGTATTACACACCTGAACAGTTTGCCCAGTTGAAAGAGGAAGGTATGAAACGTGGCTTTAGTCACGTTGAATCTGGACCTCTCGTCCGTAGTTCTTATCATGCGCATGAGCAGGTCAAATCAGCGAAGAGTAACAAGGAAGGCGTTAATATGTAA
- a CDS encoding ATP-dependent helicase gives MHTLESYFIRKQQEIGVELNEIQQRAVVQTEGPVLLLASPGSGKTTTLIMRIGYLMEEKAVDASRIKAVTFSRASANDMKERFKYFFPELPSVDFSTIHSLAFEIVREYFWKTRTSYQIIDGNIEIDEQLDLSNDEISLPLHKKIILRDLFKSVVGENITDDQMDELTTYISFIKNKMIPEDQWTSVACQVPEAARILREYETFKQSGHNMLLVDFDDMLTIGNAALAEDHVLLRKYQQKYDYVMTDESQDTSMVQHAIIEKLVQVHNNLCVVADDDQSIYSWRGAEPSYLLNFKQVYPSGVILFMEQNYRSSKDIVDVANQFIKQNKKRYNKNMHTQNPAAKPISIVQFDHYENQAKYLVQAIQKVEHLNEVAVLYRNNASSINLMNQFDRAGIPFYMRDSDNRFFSHWVVGDILNFMRMTFTDKRPDILEKIHTKFNGYITKTQMVALKEIDNQESVFDNLLNYVPLQDYQIKHIHKCKEIFEQMRGMPPLEVIRIIRTKLGYEKALEKMCERLGFRKEYLMGILNTLEEIADTLESMEEFAGRLQHLERVLKTSKSKKGHNAVTFSTFHSAKGLEFKQVYMIDLIQGIIPSSEDLKQSSSSGDNELLEEATRLFYVGMTRAKLDLELLSYKERDGKKVVESKFVGTVRRIVNPPVKIKQEVPLIAKPNNPNALRTMAEIKLLIRVHHAKFGDGEIVDLDEDIIAIQFPVGIKKLSVKACLSAGLLEPGL, from the coding sequence ATGCATACATTAGAAAGTTATTTTATCCGCAAGCAGCAGGAAATCGGTGTTGAGCTAAATGAAATCCAGCAGCGTGCGGTTGTACAAACCGAAGGGCCAGTATTACTCTTGGCTTCTCCTGGTTCAGGGAAAACAACAACGCTCATTATGCGGATTGGTTATCTTATGGAAGAGAAAGCGGTAGACGCTTCACGCATTAAGGCGGTTACCTTTAGTAGAGCATCCGCTAATGATATGAAGGAGCGGTTTAAGTATTTTTTTCCCGAGTTGCCATCCGTTGATTTCTCAACGATTCATAGTCTTGCCTTTGAAATCGTGCGAGAGTATTTTTGGAAGACGAGAACTTCCTATCAGATCATTGATGGCAATATAGAAATAGATGAACAGTTGGATTTAAGTAACGACGAGATATCTCTACCTTTGCATAAGAAAATTATTCTAAGAGATTTGTTCAAATCTGTAGTGGGCGAGAACATCACCGACGATCAGATGGATGAACTAACAACGTATATTAGCTTTATTAAGAATAAAATGATTCCCGAAGATCAGTGGACGTCAGTCGCATGTCAAGTCCCTGAGGCTGCTCGCATTCTTCGTGAATACGAGACATTCAAGCAATCCGGTCACAATATGTTGCTAGTTGATTTCGACGATATGCTCACAATAGGAAATGCAGCATTAGCAGAGGACCATGTACTCCTGCGCAAATATCAGCAAAAGTATGATTATGTGATGACGGACGAAAGTCAGGATACCTCTATGGTACAACACGCTATCATCGAAAAATTGGTTCAAGTGCATAACAACCTATGTGTTGTTGCGGATGATGATCAATCCATTTACAGTTGGCGAGGGGCGGAGCCGTCCTATTTGCTGAATTTTAAGCAAGTCTATCCGAGCGGAGTTATTCTGTTCATGGAACAAAACTATCGTTCTTCCAAGGATATTGTGGATGTAGCGAATCAGTTTATTAAGCAAAATAAAAAGCGATATAACAAAAATATGCATACGCAGAATCCCGCGGCCAAACCTATTTCGATTGTTCAATTTGATCATTATGAGAATCAGGCGAAATACTTGGTACAAGCGATCCAGAAGGTCGAACATCTAAATGAAGTTGCCGTATTGTATCGGAATAATGCATCTTCAATCAACCTTATGAACCAATTTGATCGCGCTGGTATTCCTTTTTACATGAGGGATTCTGACAATCGGTTCTTCTCTCATTGGGTAGTTGGCGATATTCTTAATTTTATGCGGATGACATTTACAGATAAACGACCAGATATTTTAGAGAAAATCCATACGAAGTTCAATGGGTATATTACCAAAACTCAGATGGTTGCATTGAAGGAAATTGATAATCAAGAATCGGTGTTTGATAATTTGTTAAACTACGTACCTCTGCAGGATTATCAAATTAAACATATTCATAAGTGTAAAGAGATTTTTGAGCAAATGCGCGGAATGCCCCCGCTGGAGGTCATCAGAATCATTCGCACAAAGCTCGGATATGAGAAGGCCTTGGAAAAAATGTGCGAACGTCTAGGATTTCGCAAAGAGTATCTGATGGGCATTCTGAATACTTTAGAGGAGATTGCCGATACCTTGGAATCAATGGAGGAATTCGCTGGGCGATTACAGCATTTAGAACGAGTGCTGAAGACGTCAAAATCGAAGAAGGGGCACAATGCCGTTACCTTTTCTACCTTCCACAGTGCCAAGGGGCTAGAATTTAAACAGGTTTATATGATTGATCTGATTCAAGGTATTATTCCATCTTCAGAAGACCTCAAACAGAGTTCCTCTAGCGGGGATAATGAATTATTGGAAGAAGCAACCCGGCTATTTTATGTTGGAATGACTCGGGCAAAGCTGGACCTAGAGCTACTCTCGTACAAGGAACGGGATGGTAAGAAGGTGGTGGAATCTAAATTTGTAGGCACTGTCCGCCGGATCGTAAATCCCCCCGTTAAGATTAAACAAGAGGTACCCTTGATAGCGAAACCTAATAATCCCAATGCCCTTAGAACGATGGCTGAAATTAAATTGTTGATTCGTGTACATCATGCCAAATTTGGAGACGGTGAAATTGTTGATTTGGACGAAGATATCATAGCAATTCAATTCCCTGTAGGTATTAAAAAATTGTCGGTGAAGGCGTGTTTGAGTGCAGGGCTTTTAGAACCCGGTCTTTGA
- a CDS encoding S41 family peptidase, with translation MFLKKIRFGALITILSVSLIGLPHVAGAMTVTTTDSTELSVTTQASDLAIIQEVLDYLNAYNIEGVDREEFIENAIRGMVYTLDDPYSDYFTNEEMQDFMNGMNQQYVGIGITHRFMNNKLYITDVLAGSPAQQAGLRQNDIIVKADGHTITSSEDIMLIQGEENTKVVITVNRNGKILDFPIRRSQFVLPSVHSRYISSGKIGYIAISSFSESVDKEFVAALTKLRSAGMKSLVLDLRDNLGGYVNSASNIAKHFIKNGTLMYTADQSNQLEPVLITDGEDIGIPVVVLTNELTASASEILTGALRDNGVATVVGAQTYGKARIQNLYSLSNGSTLKLTVQRYLTPNQMDFNHIGLKPDIEVINNYAAQLVTGFYKAGIQQLEVNGSPSSLSINGVSFSGYIDIIQSGNKIYAPSRLLSSLVRGNVSWSKENQKVIITDSNGIKSGFAKANSSIKIVNNETYIELHDFQKKFPSVEWSYKQGVVHLANK, from the coding sequence ATGTTCTTAAAAAAAATACGTTTTGGTGCTCTAATCACTATTTTATCAGTATCTTTGATCGGGCTACCACATGTTGCTGGAGCCATGACTGTTACTACAACGGACTCTACTGAACTTTCTGTAACGACGCAAGCATCAGATCTAGCAATCATTCAGGAAGTACTAGACTATTTAAATGCCTACAATATTGAAGGAGTAGATCGAGAAGAATTTATTGAGAACGCCATCCGCGGCATGGTTTACACATTGGATGATCCTTATAGCGATTATTTTACCAATGAAGAAATGCAAGATTTTATGAACGGAATGAATCAGCAATATGTAGGGATAGGGATAACCCATCGCTTTATGAACAACAAGCTTTATATTACTGATGTACTCGCTGGTTCTCCTGCCCAACAAGCTGGTTTACGCCAAAACGATATCATCGTGAAAGCTGATGGTCACACCATCACTTCAAGTGAGGACATTATGCTGATACAGGGTGAAGAGAATACCAAAGTTGTAATTACAGTTAATCGTAATGGTAAAATACTAGATTTTCCTATCAGAAGATCTCAATTTGTCCTTCCTTCCGTCCATAGTCGTTATATCTCTTCAGGCAAAATCGGTTATATCGCCATTTCTTCTTTCTCTGAATCCGTCGATAAGGAATTTGTGGCCGCACTGACTAAACTTCGCTCCGCAGGGATGAAATCATTAGTACTAGATCTCCGCGACAATCTAGGCGGTTATGTCAACTCTGCATCTAACATTGCCAAACATTTCATCAAGAATGGCACTTTAATGTACACCGCAGATCAGAGCAATCAACTGGAGCCCGTACTTATCACAGACGGCGAGGATATTGGTATCCCTGTTGTTGTTCTGACCAATGAATTAACCGCCAGCGCCTCCGAAATATTGACCGGAGCACTACGAGATAACGGTGTTGCCACAGTCGTTGGAGCACAAACCTATGGCAAGGCACGAATACAAAATTTGTATTCCTTGTCCAACGGCAGTACGTTGAAGCTAACTGTTCAACGCTATTTAACACCTAATCAAATGGATTTCAACCACATCGGATTGAAGCCTGATATAGAAGTGATCAACAACTACGCAGCTCAGCTCGTTACGGGATTCTACAAGGCAGGAATACAACAACTTGAGGTTAACGGCAGTCCTTCATCCCTTAGTATCAATGGCGTATCCTTCAGTGGATACATCGATATCATTCAAAGCGGTAATAAGATTTACGCTCCCTCTCGTTTACTAAGTTCGTTAGTGCGTGGCAATGTTTCCTGGAGTAAGGAGAATCAAAAGGTCATTATAACGGATTCTAATGGAATCAAGAGTGGATTTGCTAAAGCTAATTCAAGCATCAAAATAGTCAACAATGAAACTTATATCGAATTGCATGATTTCCAAAAGAAATTCCCATCTGTAGAGTGGAGTTATAAACAAGGCGTTGTGCACCTAGCAAATAAATAA
- a CDS encoding FAD-dependent oxidoreductase, with protein MKTNLKRVGFVLLGFVLMISLVACSKSTSDTNTTPDETETSGKYKAGTYTATSKGNNGDVTVEVVFDENSIVSVTVKDNSETKGLSDKALERIPVQIVEGQTLAVDVVSGASNSSKAILAAVEDCVKQAGGDVDALKVAAVTEDKPQKDSELTTDVVVIGGGGTGLAAAGSAFENGAKVIVLEKLANLGGSTALSGGAIAATGSRFQKEQGIEDSPESWLTLWKERQSTSNPDSKYPDYDRVLTFMDDAVDTTHWLVDSMNHKYKSVEGFGVDPVARLHFPEVSGASIIENMQKTLNDKGIDIFTETKATELITDDKGDVIGVKAENAEGTLIVHAKKVIIASGGFAKSEELMKRFLPEFVEDMDISAAAAGSTGDGIVMAEKLGAALYEDPWIIGLGFASRIPELRVLEWDPTKILVNEKGERFMNENSHYAVVTNKVASNEQVWMVIDSSEANSEVIKSIEGQLPNDEIAVGQTFEQLAAAMQVPEAALVKTMDTFNAGVASGKDAFKKDAKMLVAVNKGPYYAFKINPRTMGTFGGVKIDENYRVLKEDGSVINNLYAGGEAANRYLYNQVYMTGSAVQYALTSGRLSGAHAAKAIAEGK; from the coding sequence ATGAAAACGAATTTGAAAAGGGTAGGGTTTGTATTATTGGGATTTGTATTGATGATAAGCTTAGTTGCTTGTTCCAAATCTACTTCGGATACGAATACTACACCAGATGAAACGGAGACTTCCGGTAAGTATAAAGCAGGTACTTACACAGCAACTTCAAAAGGTAACAATGGGGATGTAACAGTTGAAGTCGTATTTGATGAAAATTCGATTGTATCCGTTACCGTGAAGGACAATAGTGAAACGAAAGGTCTTAGTGATAAGGCCCTCGAACGGATACCTGTGCAAATCGTTGAGGGACAGACATTGGCAGTTGATGTTGTGTCAGGCGCATCTAATTCGTCAAAGGCTATCCTTGCAGCAGTAGAAGATTGTGTGAAGCAAGCTGGTGGCGATGTGGATGCTCTTAAAGTTGCGGCTGTGACTGAAGATAAACCGCAGAAGGACTCTGAATTAACAACGGATGTTGTTGTTATCGGTGGAGGTGGCACAGGTCTTGCAGCGGCTGGTTCAGCATTTGAGAATGGCGCGAAAGTAATTGTGCTTGAAAAATTGGCTAACTTAGGCGGTTCTACGGCGTTATCAGGAGGAGCTATTGCGGCAACAGGTTCAAGGTTCCAAAAAGAACAGGGTATTGAAGATTCGCCAGAATCATGGCTTACGCTGTGGAAAGAACGTCAAAGCACAAGTAATCCGGATAGTAAATATCCTGATTATGACCGCGTACTGACCTTCATGGATGATGCAGTAGATACAACACATTGGTTGGTTGATTCCATGAATCATAAGTATAAAAGTGTTGAAGGATTTGGAGTTGACCCAGTAGCTCGCCTCCACTTCCCGGAAGTAAGCGGGGCAAGTATCATCGAAAATATGCAAAAAACGCTGAATGATAAAGGGATCGACATTTTTACAGAAACAAAGGCAACTGAACTAATCACAGATGACAAGGGTGATGTCATCGGTGTTAAAGCTGAGAATGCGGAAGGAACTTTGATCGTTCATGCAAAGAAAGTCATTATTGCTTCTGGTGGGTTTGCTAAGAGTGAGGAACTTATGAAGCGTTTCTTACCAGAATTTGTTGAAGATATGGATATTAGTGCAGCAGCTGCAGGCAGCACGGGTGATGGAATTGTGATGGCAGAGAAATTAGGCGCAGCACTATATGAAGATCCATGGATTATCGGATTGGGCTTTGCAAGCCGTATTCCTGAATTGCGCGTTCTAGAATGGGATCCAACGAAAATATTGGTGAATGAAAAAGGCGAGCGTTTTATGAATGAGAATAGTCACTATGCGGTTGTAACTAATAAAGTCGCCTCCAACGAACAAGTATGGATGGTTATCGATTCAAGTGAAGCTAATAGCGAAGTGATTAAATCCATTGAAGGACAACTTCCAAACGATGAAATTGCTGTTGGCCAAACATTTGAACAATTAGCTGCTGCTATGCAAGTGCCAGAAGCCGCGTTAGTGAAGACGATGGATACTTTTAATGCTGGTGTTGCAAGCGGTAAAGATGCTTTCAAGAAAGATGCTAAAATGCTCGTTGCTGTAAACAAAGGACCTTATTATGCATTTAAAATCAATCCACGGACAATGGGTACTTTTGGCGGAGTGAAGATAGATGAGAACTATCGTGTTCTAAAAGAGGATGGATCTGTTATCAATAATCTCTATGCAGGTGGAGAAGCGGCGAATCGTTATCTTTATAACCAAGTTTATATGACAGGCAGCGCAGTCCAATATGCATTAACTAGCGGTCGTTTAAGTGGAGCTCATGCTGCAAAAGCAATAGCAGAAGGAAAATAA
- a CDS encoding YutD family protein — protein sequence MIQIGGRTYELIQNYKDAWDSEAFTQRYSEVLDRYDYIIGDWGYEKLRLKGFLRDNHPKVTRDTAFSGITDYINEYCNFGCAYFVLQKMKDGLKEAPSNVTIEEEKTVPE from the coding sequence TTGATTCAGATCGGCGGTAGAACTTACGAGCTTATACAGAATTATAAGGATGCCTGGGATTCAGAGGCTTTCACACAGAGATATAGTGAAGTATTAGATCGATATGATTACATTATCGGGGATTGGGGTTACGAGAAGCTACGGCTCAAGGGTTTTCTGCGAGACAATCATCCCAAGGTGACGCGAGATACGGCTTTCTCTGGAATCACGGATTACATTAATGAATATTGTAACTTTGGCTGTGCGTATTTTGTTCTCCAGAAAATGAAGGATGGACTCAAAGAGGCTCCTTCCAATGTGACTATAGAAGAAGAAAAAACGGTTCCCGAGTAA
- the ylbJ gene encoding sporulation integral membrane protein YlbJ has translation MNFKRWIIPLLLIAVLTLGVLMLSYPGSSWEAGVRGLAIWWDVLFPSLFPFFVISDIMLGFGIVHFLGKLLDPLMKPLFRIPGSGGFVAAMGFASGYPVSAKLATKLREQRLVTREEGERLVAFTTSSDPIFLIGAVSVGFFGNSKLAGILALSHYGSAILIGFVMRFYGTKSNKPSSSSPAALKSTSHRFSLRRAIQAMHEARIQDGRGLGELLQQAVVSSLQLMTVVGGLVVFFSVVLEVLTVSGVMTTLYSGVRTILPYIGLPPALAEPLLGGLFEVTLGAKAAAGPASVPLVFKAAAAAFILSWGGLSVHAQVASILNGADLRYFPFLMARLLHAFLAATLLILLWHPVMGTLPAMASQISVTGIEEALGWGAVPGTFILFLKIISTLLILSVLSVIIHRNWNSPKSKQHK, from the coding sequence ATGAACTTTAAGCGCTGGATTATTCCACTCCTGCTCATTGCCGTACTGACCTTAGGAGTGCTTATGTTATCATATCCCGGTTCTTCATGGGAGGCGGGGGTAAGAGGTCTAGCTATTTGGTGGGACGTGCTATTCCCATCTTTATTTCCCTTTTTTGTTATATCCGATATCATGCTTGGATTTGGCATAGTTCATTTTCTAGGTAAATTATTGGATCCCCTGATGAAGCCTTTATTCCGCATACCAGGTAGTGGTGGTTTTGTAGCCGCAATGGGCTTTGCATCTGGTTATCCGGTAAGTGCCAAACTAGCTACCAAATTGCGTGAACAACGTCTGGTCACCAGGGAAGAGGGGGAAAGGCTTGTTGCTTTTACAACATCATCCGATCCCATTTTTCTCATTGGTGCCGTATCGGTCGGCTTCTTTGGGAATTCTAAATTAGCTGGAATATTAGCACTCTCCCATTACGGAAGTGCCATATTGATCGGTTTTGTGATGAGATTCTATGGTACCAAAAGTAATAAACCTTCCTCTAGCTCCCCTGCAGCCTTAAAATCTACTTCACACCGCTTTAGTCTCCGCAGGGCGATACAAGCCATGCATGAAGCACGTATACAAGACGGGCGAGGACTAGGAGAATTGCTACAGCAAGCGGTTGTATCCTCACTTCAATTGATGACCGTTGTCGGTGGTCTTGTCGTATTCTTCTCCGTTGTGCTTGAGGTTCTAACCGTATCCGGCGTGATGACCACTTTATATTCTGGGGTTCGGACGATTCTTCCCTATATCGGGTTACCCCCCGCTCTAGCGGAACCTTTACTAGGTGGACTATTCGAGGTTACACTTGGCGCAAAAGCTGCTGCAGGACCTGCTTCTGTTCCACTTGTCTTTAAAGCTGCAGCTGCAGCTTTCATTCTATCCTGGGGTGGTTTATCCGTTCATGCCCAGGTAGCCAGTATTTTGAACGGAGCTGATCTCCGTTACTTTCCTTTCCTAATGGCCCGATTGCTCCATGCTTTTTTAGCGGCAACCCTGCTTATCTTATTATGGCATCCCGTCATGGGTACTCTCCCGGCAATGGCCTCACAAATTTCCGTAACAGGAATAGAAGAAGCACTAGGATGGGGTGCGGTTCCTGGTACTTTCATACTATTTCTTAAAATCATTTCCACACTGCTTATTTTGTCTGTTCTCTCGGTAATCATTCATCGGAACTGGAATTCTCCCAAGAGTAAGCAACACAAATAG
- the yunB gene encoding sporulation protein YunB, with the protein MRIRRGWHSRRRRRPRSRRKIWLFVAILILFLFVQFFQYIERNMKEPIMHLAQIRVKQIATESINDAITAQVANQAGVDDLIDWKTDQNGKTTGFMLNYSAHMRITSDTIKTVRSTLDQVSRLSEHIPLGQALGSPIIASFGPKIPIKIEPKGEVKVDLDTRRQDVGINSVLVEVFLRVKTELSIVVPFDMGPQSVETEIPISYLLVVGDVPAYYYDNKGNPVGENGSNAPTISLPAPETSTH; encoded by the coding sequence ATGCGGATAAGACGTGGGTGGCACAGCCGGAGAAGAAGGAGACCAAGGAGTAGGCGGAAGATATGGCTTTTTGTAGCTATCCTTATTTTGTTTTTATTTGTTCAATTTTTTCAGTATATTGAAAGAAACATGAAAGAGCCTATTATGCACTTGGCTCAAATTAGGGTGAAGCAAATTGCAACGGAGTCCATTAACGACGCGATTACAGCTCAAGTTGCGAATCAGGCGGGTGTAGACGATCTAATCGATTGGAAGACCGATCAGAATGGAAAAACTACCGGATTTATGCTGAATTATTCAGCTCATATGCGTATTACCTCGGATACGATCAAGACGGTACGGTCCACATTGGATCAAGTGTCGAGATTGTCGGAACATATTCCGCTAGGTCAAGCTTTAGGAAGCCCCATCATTGCCTCATTTGGCCCTAAAATTCCAATAAAGATCGAGCCTAAAGGGGAAGTGAAGGTAGATCTGGATACCCGTCGTCAAGATGTAGGGATTAATAGTGTACTTGTTGAGGTATTCTTACGGGTGAAGACAGAGCTCTCCATCGTTGTACCGTTTGATATGGGTCCTCAATCCGTAGAAACGGAAATTCCTATATCATATTTGCTAGTTGTTGGCGACGTCCCCGCATATTATTACGATAACAAGGGGAATCCGGTGGGAGAGAATGGTTCGAATGCACCAACGATCTCGCTACCAGCTCCAGAAACAAGCACCCATTAA
- a CDS encoding M23 family metallopeptidase yields MIILSSFLNESGLGIVTVSAEASNKPNTTSDLSIYDQRRNLYEEIEILTQIPWYWIAALDQYERSITPRKEIKKENSRLAGIRFKETMWAGPFNPNLDDKNPATIAMFGGIGQDATADGSADPENDRDSLFSMVSHLMRLGYKDEDLRIALWRYYQNDSAVSRIWQFAKIYKAFGKVDLSGSAFPLPVKSNYTYRDTWGARRGWGGLRIHEGTDLFASSGVPVRSVCYGVVETKGWNPYGGWRIGIRDLNNRYHYYAHLHGYEKKIEIGDIVTPGQTIGWVGSSGYGPPGTQGKFPPHLHYGIYQDTGVTEWAFDPYPLLKRWETLERKQLTNKAAN; encoded by the coding sequence ATGATCATTCTTAGCTCATTTTTGAACGAATCAGGTCTGGGGATTGTCACAGTTTCAGCTGAAGCATCTAATAAGCCAAATACGACCTCAGACTTGAGCATTTATGATCAGAGGCGCAATCTATATGAAGAAATTGAGATACTGACACAAATTCCTTGGTATTGGATCGCGGCTCTTGATCAATACGAGCGTTCTATTACACCACGGAAAGAAATCAAGAAAGAGAACTCTAGATTAGCCGGCATTCGATTTAAAGAAACGATGTGGGCTGGCCCCTTTAATCCCAATCTAGATGACAAGAATCCAGCAACAATTGCCATGTTTGGTGGAATAGGTCAAGATGCAACCGCTGATGGATCAGCCGATCCTGAGAATGACAGGGACTCTTTGTTCAGCATGGTATCGCATTTGATGAGATTAGGTTACAAGGATGAAGATCTTCGGATCGCATTATGGCGTTATTACCAGAATGATTCTGCTGTATCACGGATCTGGCAATTTGCAAAAATATACAAAGCATTTGGTAAAGTTGATTTATCAGGAAGTGCCTTTCCATTACCTGTAAAGAGCAACTATACTTACCGTGATACATGGGGGGCACGCCGTGGATGGGGAGGTCTCCGGATTCATGAAGGTACCGACCTATTCGCTTCTAGTGGCGTTCCTGTACGAAGTGTCTGTTACGGAGTTGTGGAGACAAAAGGATGGAACCCTTATGGGGGGTGGAGAATTGGTATCCGCGATTTGAACAACAGATACCATTATTATGCGCATCTACATGGCTATGAGAAAAAGATCGAGATTGGAGACATTGTCACGCCTGGTCAAACGATTGGTTGGGTCGGTAGTAGTGGTTATGGCCCCCCAGGAACACAAGGGAAGTTCCCGCCCCATCTTCATTATGGGATCTACCAAGACACTGGGGTAACAGAGTGGGCATTTGATCCCTATCCACTGCTCAAAAGATGGGAAACTCTAGAAAGAAAACAACTAACAAACAAGGCAGCTAACTAA
- a CDS encoding NAD kinase — MRYYVLDRGDQLSVDLSETFHKLAPQYGLQLDAENPDIVVSIGGDGTMLHAFHTFIDRIPSIAFVGVHTGHLGFYADWKSDEIPELVRLMGNQGEMDQIQPRIVRYPLIELEIVKKSGTSSIICLNEFTLKSVDGTVMAEVDINDQVFEMFRGDGICVSTPSGSTAYNKSLGGAIIHPTIEALQISEIASINNRVFRTMGSSLVLPAHHHCDIYSRKEQNLMLTIDHVSMPVDDLISVRCQVAKQKVSFVRYRPFPFWTRVRNAFLG, encoded by the coding sequence TTGAGATATTACGTTCTTGACCGTGGAGACCAATTGTCCGTTGATCTAAGCGAGACCTTTCATAAATTGGCACCCCAGTACGGACTGCAACTTGATGCAGAAAATCCGGATATCGTGGTTTCCATCGGAGGAGATGGCACGATGCTTCATGCATTCCATACATTTATCGACCGCATCCCGTCCATCGCTTTTGTTGGAGTACATACAGGCCATCTTGGTTTCTACGCAGATTGGAAAAGTGATGAAATCCCTGAGCTTGTGCGACTTATGGGCAATCAAGGAGAGATGGATCAAATACAACCTAGAATTGTTAGATATCCGTTAATTGAACTTGAAATCGTTAAGAAATCGGGTACCTCTTCTATTATTTGCCTTAATGAATTCACTTTAAAAAGTGTAGACGGTACCGTTATGGCAGAGGTCGATATCAACGATCAAGTATTCGAAATGTTCCGAGGAGACGGAATATGCGTTTCTACTCCATCTGGAAGTACAGCTTATAACAAAAGTCTCGGTGGAGCCATCATTCACCCTACCATCGAAGCCTTGCAAATTTCTGAGATCGCTTCGATCAATAATAGGGTATTTCGCACCATGGGTTCCTCTTTAGTTCTTCCCGCCCATCATCACTGTGATATATACTCTCGTAAAGAGCAGAATCTGATGCTTACTATTGATCATGTCAGTATGCCTGTAGACGATCTGATCTCGGTTCGATGTCAGGTCGCCAAACAAAAAGTAAGCTTTGTCCGCTACCGTCCTTTCCCTTTCTGGACCCGGGTGCGGAACGCATTTTTGGGTTAA